A window of Candidatus Afararchaeum irisae genomic DNA:
CTCTCCCTGTGGCGGTATCGTCCATATTCCACTCGACACGAGACGGAGTCTGTCTGTCTTGAGCGTCTCGAGGGCGATCTTGAGCTTCGACTTGACCTCGTTCTCCTGCGCCCTTATGCCGTAGCCGTTGAGTGGCTGGGGGGATGTCACCATCTCGGCGTTGTGGAGACCCAGCTCCTTCTCGAAGCCTATGTAGCTCAGAAGAGGACGTGGAACCCTCGCGAGGTATGGACTCTCAGCCGACTCGTCGACCGCGTAGAACTCGTGTTCGAGACCGATTATAGCCTGAGGGTTGTTGAACGTCCCCCTGCTGAGCTCGTGCTTCACGAACTCGGCGTCCTCCCTCACACGTGCGTCGAACTCTTCGGCGTCGACTTCGAGTATCTCCTCGACCCTTCCTCCGATGTCGTCCATACCGCGTATTGCTATCCGGGGTACTTCAACTTAGTGTAGTGTAGTGTATGTCGTCGTGTCTTCTCGACTACCCCAAACTATATCCGAGAATCCCGAGAAGACTTACGCATGGCTCTCGAATCTGTCAACCCCGCGACGGGTGAGACTATAAAGACCTTCGACGAACACGACTCCGAAGACGTCGACCGTATTCTGGATCACTCTGCCGAAGCTTTCGAAGACTGGAGCGATGTCAGTATCGAGGAACGTGAGTCGCTGATGGCGGACGCCGCCGACGTACTCCGCGACAACAAGAAGGAGTACGCCGAGGTAATCACCAACGAGATGGGGAAGCCGATAACACAGTCGGTCGCCGAGGTCGAGAAATGCGCTTGGGTCTGTGACTACTACGCCGAGAACGCGAGCCAACATCTCCAGGACGACGTAGTGGGTGCGACTCCGGGAACGAAGACATACATCTCGTACGAGCCTCTCGGATCAGTCCTCGCTGTGATGCCGTGGAACTTTCCCTTCTGGCAGGTCTTCCGTTTTGCCGCCCCGACCCTCACGGCGGGGAACACGGGTCTCCTAAAACACTCGTCGAATGTCCCGGGCTGTGCGAGAGCCATAGAGGAGGTCTTCGAGGAGGCGGGCTTCCCCGACGACGTATTCAGGAGTCTGATGGCTCCGTCATCCCTCATAGACGGCTTCATAGGTGACGACAGGATAAAGGCTGTCACACTTACCGGAAGCGAGAGGGCGGGAAGGACGGTAGCCGAGACCGCGGGCAGGAACCTCAAGAAGACGGTACTCGAACTCGGAGGGAGCGACCCCTTCGTAGTCCTTGACGACGCCGACCTCGACCAAGCCGCCGAGAAGGGTGCGAGCGCGAGGAACCAGAACTCGGGACAGTCGTGTATAGCCGCCAAACGGTTCATAGTCGTCGAGGACGTCTACGACGAGTTCGTCGACCGTCTCAGGGACGAGATGGGATCGCTCGCTATCGGCGACCCTATCGACGACGAGACGGAGATAGGTCCACAGGCGAGGCAAGACCTCATGGAGTCTCTACACCAACAGGTCGAGGCGAGCGTCGAAGCAGGGGCTGAGCTACATCTCGGAGGAGAGCCCCTCGACAGGGACGGCTTCTACTACCCTCCGACGCTTCTCACAGACGTCCCCGAACACTGTCCCGCCGCCGACGAGGAGGTATTCGGACCCGTCGCCGCGGTCTTCGAGGTCGCCGACGAGGAAGAGGCTCTAGAGATGGCGAACGACTCGAACTACGGCTTGGGTGCGAGCATCTGGACACGTGACAAGGAACGTGGCGAAAGAATCGCCCACGAGATCGAGGCGGGCTGTGTCTTCGTCAACGAACTCACCAAGTCCGACCCGCGTCTCCCCTTCGGCGGCGTCAAGGACTCGGGCTACGGACGTGAGCTCTCCGAACACGGAATAAGGGAGTTCGTCAACCGGAAGACGGTCTGGATAGACTGAGGATGAAGTCAGATGCGAGTTAGTCCCAGACTCCCCGGCTTCGTAGCACTTGAGACGATCCCCGTCCTCGCTGGCGTCAAGAAGGGCGCGAGCATACAGATAGACTCGACCTACTTCGAGGGCAACATAGAAGCTGTCAGAGACCTCGGTAGCTATCAGAACCGAGAGAGAGGTCTCCACCAGTCTTACAAGATGCTGACGGGTCTCCGTGTCGAACCCGAGTCGTTCGACGACGAGTCGCTGATGAGTACGTCCGACGAGATGCGTGACGCACTCTCCCAGATTCCCGAGATACCCTTTCTCGAAGACGAGCATCCCGGTGACTCGTTTACTGTACCCGAGTGGGTGCGCCACGCCAAGAGTCTCAACTACGGCGCACGCACCTACTTCTTCGGCTCCGACTCAGACGTCGATCCCTCCGAGATACTACGTAGGAACGTCGAGGCTGTCGTCTCTGACGAAGAAAGGGGATTCGAGAGATACCAGGGAACTCTCCACGGCTACCCCGACTGCTGTGTCGAGGGCTTCGGTGAGAGGACGCGCGATGACCCTCCCGAGTGGCGATCCGTTGAGCCTCTCTCCGACTCCCTCAACGAGGACCTCGTGGGAGAAGCGAGCCTTGAAGAGATTCTCCCCGGTGTCTTCGACTCCGACGACTACATATACGCCTTCTTCTCGCGTGAGTTCTTCCCCGAACCCGACTGCGAAAACGCGATAGAGAAGGGAAGACAGGTCTACGACGCGCTCACAGATGTCGTCTCCGAGGATCTCGTACGTGACTACTTCCGTCTCAACTACGTCTACTCGCACGAAGTCGCGCGGTCAGTCGTCGACGGCGAGACGGGAGGACGTCCCGACCCCGGAAGCCTGAGCCATGAACATCTCGACTTCTACTACCCTTTCGGAGAGCTACTCAAGAAGTACTGACACGTGAAACATGACTCAGCCGCGTTTGTCCTTGTCCTTGTTTGCGTCACCGAATCCCGCACTCAGCGTACGTGTCAAGGCGTCCTCGACCGACTCGTCTGTCTCCTCTATCCTCTCGGGTTCGAGTTCTATGACGAACCCCGTGGTTATATTGGGTGCTGTCGGAAGGAAGAGTATCTCCCTCCCGTCGTCGGTCGTGTTGCCCGTCTTGAAAGCCGTGAGGCGTGCTCCTTCGAACTCGACCTTGACGGGCTTCTGGAACTCGTCGGCTCCTCCTATCGCCGTCTCGACGCCCATCTTCGTGGCGTTATAGACCATACGCAGTCCGGGTATGCTGTTTGCGAGCCTGTCGACCTGTCTCTCGACGACGACACCCATAGCTGTCCTCACGAGACGTCCGACGACGCCGAGTAGAACGACTATCACAAAGACCGAGACCACGACACGTACGAACTGGTTGACTGACGCGTACGGCGTTATCCCGAAGAACTTCGCCCCTGGGAGTGACGCGATCTTGTCGAAGAGCCAGTAGGCGATGTAGGCGGTCACCGCCACGGGTGCGAGTATCACGAGTCCACTCGCGAGATCGCGTCTGAGTCTGAGATCCATGCCGTAACTGACGGGTTCGTCTTATTAGGGAGTTCCGCCAGAAAGCTCATATTCGAAAATAATAAACCTGCGTGTTGTCACGTCACAAACGACCGAAACCCCTATATATTCAAAACCCGTCTTCGTTAAATAACGACGAACACAAAAAGCGTTAGATAACGCTGTTTGAAGAAAAATATTATTCAAACATGTCTCTCACCAACGACGCAGCACTCAGCTTCTGGAAGTACAGCGACGCCCTCGGAGCACTCCCCGACGAGTACCGCGACATACCCGAGGACGAGAGGATAGAGAGAACCCGCGCAGCCAAGGAAGAGCTGGGCGACGACGTAGTCATACTCGGGCACAACTACCAGCGTCACTCAGTCACACGGTTCGCCGACCATCTCGGAGACTCGTTACAGCTCTCACGTCTCGCAGCC
This region includes:
- a CDS encoding NAD-dependent succinate-semialdehyde dehydrogenase — translated: MALESVNPATGETIKTFDEHDSEDVDRILDHSAEAFEDWSDVSIEERESLMADAADVLRDNKKEYAEVITNEMGKPITQSVAEVEKCAWVCDYYAENASQHLQDDVVGATPGTKTYISYEPLGSVLAVMPWNFPFWQVFRFAAPTLTAGNTGLLKHSSNVPGCARAIEEVFEEAGFPDDVFRSLMAPSSLIDGFIGDDRIKAVTLTGSERAGRTVAETAGRNLKKTVLELGGSDPFVVLDDADLDQAAEKGASARNQNSGQSCIAAKRFIVVEDVYDEFVDRLRDEMGSLAIGDPIDDETEIGPQARQDLMESLHQQVEASVEAGAELHLGGEPLDRDGFYYPPTLLTDVPEHCPAADEEVFGPVAAVFEVADEEEALEMANDSNYGLGASIWTRDKERGERIAHEIEAGCVFVNELTKSDPRLPFGGVKDSGYGRELSEHGIREFVNRKTVWID
- a CDS encoding DUF502 domain-containing protein, with the translated sequence MDLRLRRDLASGLVILAPVAVTAYIAYWLFDKIASLPGAKFFGITPYASVNQFVRVVVSVFVIVVLLGVVGRLVRTAMGVVVERQVDRLANSIPGLRMVYNATKMGVETAIGGADEFQKPVKVEFEGARLTAFKTGNTTDDGREILFLPTAPNITTGFVIELEPERIEETDESVEDALTRTLSAGFGDANKDKDKRG